The following proteins are encoded in a genomic region of Triticum dicoccoides isolate Atlit2015 ecotype Zavitan chromosome 1B, WEW_v2.0, whole genome shotgun sequence:
- the LOC119340217 gene encoding uncharacterized protein LOC119340217 produces the protein MAGTTVLPPSLLPRRSAAAADLHSCSSRVRVNPALMANPAAAKKPKRPGSVRDVQLPPAKRVRGACSGGELHVAVDSSKLPCPSSSKDPRTKNQVAESPESATQPKPQMSMRELIEKARLTMARLDKARSASKEEASRRQEIERSRAEARRKMEQMADTVQFNDPWIHHSDVTKSPEELLQARQHAWRYQARLLEMARRRDFAQAMQIHG, from the coding sequence ATGGCCGGCACCACGGTGCTTCCGCCGTCTCTGCTCCCGCGTCGTAGCGCCGCCGCTGCCGACCTCCACTCCTGCTCCTCCCGCGTGCGCGTGAACCCCGCCTTGATGGCCAACCCCGCGGCTGCCAAGAAGCCAAAGCGCCCCGGATCCGTGCGCGACGTCCAACTGCCGCCGGCGAAGCGCGTACGCGGTGCCTGCTCCGGGggcgagctccacgtcgcggtcgACAGCAGCAAGCTTCCGTGTCCCAGCAGCAGCAAGGATCCAAGAACCAAGAACCAGGTCGCCGAATCTCCGGAGAGCGCGACGCAACCGAAGCCGCAGATGAGCATGCGCGAACTGATCGAGAAAGCTCGCCTCACAATGGCTCGCCTCGACAAGGCTCGATCTGCCTCCAAAGAAGAGGCCAGCCGTCGGCAGGAGATCGAGCGCAGCAGAGCAGAGGCCCGGCGAAAGATGGAGCAGATGGCGGACACCGTGCAGTTCAACGACCCCTGGATCCATCACtccgacgtgaccaagtcccccgaGGAGCTGCTCCAAGCAAGACAGCATGCATGGCGTTATCAAGCTCGCCTCCTCGAGATGGCTCGTCGACGGGACTTTGCTCAAGCGATGCAAATCCACGGATGA